A genomic window from Streptomyces spororaveus includes:
- the tpg gene encoding telomere-protecting terminal protein Tpg — protein MGEIEDAIVRADQEAFTKAPPKTLKGRINFLLKQLKTTKAVAAELGLSQRSVERYRKGDRKTPPQPVAERIDTAVRARWQPVVRGRRRKEAATSTGITVETRARFGYTAPVGTTDDGRVRRLTVHLPAAYAQRLFDARAQGAADRDLRAIVAEGLQEIYFKDGGTRADELRVELTDIDYFDVSF, from the coding sequence GTGGGAGAGATCGAGGACGCCATCGTCCGCGCCGATCAGGAGGCCTTCACCAAAGCCCCGCCCAAGACCCTGAAAGGCCGGATCAACTTCCTGCTGAAGCAGCTCAAGACGACCAAGGCGGTCGCCGCCGAGCTCGGGCTCAGCCAGCGGTCGGTCGAGCGCTACCGCAAGGGCGACCGCAAGACCCCGCCCCAGCCCGTCGCGGAGCGCATCGACACGGCCGTACGCGCCCGCTGGCAGCCCGTGGTACGGGGCCGCCGCCGTAAGGAGGCCGCCACCAGCACCGGCATCACCGTCGAGACCCGCGCCCGGTTCGGCTACACCGCCCCCGTCGGCACCACCGACGACGGCCGGGTGCGCCGCCTGACCGTCCACCTCCCCGCCGCCTACGCCCAACGCCTGTTCGACGCCCGCGCACAGGGCGCCGCCGACCGCGACCTGCGGGCGATCGTCGCCGAGGGACTGCAGGAGATCTACTTCAAGGACGGCGGAACCCGGGCCGACGAGCTCCGGGTCGAGCTCACCGACATCGACTACTTCGACGTCTCCTTCTGA
- a CDS encoding DUF6348 family protein has translation MSWIRRRPRATEPHAGRLPDLDFLALVRDALEEVAPGCTAGAGLKGNSLESPHGWAVAVGPAGHGDERHYDLIAFPDVSIQPDVPCFVDCVVVVTTPRDAAGLWARSAGACLLGLLYEHEELAEHCGPDEGRGVPGWRSITSGVLAYGLSDTENLRLQNALLEADVLREIADTFTADLESPWFNGVRVFYGGAPGAVEAEVRVNGERHEAASAALAALGLPEPAVFTVARSFTLVLPVGSGQEAHGHGADGCGCDCGGTLDPEHPGFAHALPHLIGELSPAEQAERVTVDTGAMIVARGVGNFLKVRLPIRLDDGRTVVHLAWVRLAAEVIQDYTRRVHDGTLEGHRFEGLFGNAIEPWGEELLQAPVLLGGQREEADGSIRPSEVLDSEHPLLARILHESWPAAFVLGDRDPRRPSRS, from the coding sequence ATGTCCTGGATACGCCGCCGCCCGCGCGCCACCGAGCCCCACGCGGGCCGACTGCCCGATCTCGACTTCCTCGCCCTGGTCCGCGACGCCCTGGAGGAGGTCGCCCCCGGCTGTACGGCGGGCGCCGGACTCAAGGGCAACTCGCTGGAAAGCCCGCACGGTTGGGCCGTGGCTGTCGGACCGGCGGGGCACGGGGACGAGCGGCACTACGACCTGATCGCCTTCCCGGACGTGAGCATCCAGCCCGACGTGCCCTGCTTCGTGGACTGCGTCGTGGTGGTCACCACCCCGCGCGACGCGGCCGGCCTCTGGGCCCGTTCGGCCGGCGCCTGCCTGCTCGGGCTGCTCTACGAGCATGAGGAGCTCGCCGAGCACTGCGGCCCCGACGAGGGGCGCGGCGTGCCGGGATGGCGGTCCATCACCTCGGGCGTGCTGGCCTACGGACTCTCCGACACGGAGAACCTCCGTCTCCAGAACGCACTGCTGGAGGCGGACGTGCTCCGCGAGATCGCCGACACCTTCACTGCCGACCTGGAGTCACCCTGGTTCAACGGCGTACGGGTCTTCTACGGCGGTGCCCCGGGCGCCGTGGAGGCCGAGGTCCGGGTCAACGGCGAACGCCACGAGGCCGCCTCCGCCGCGCTGGCCGCGCTCGGCCTGCCCGAGCCGGCCGTCTTCACCGTCGCCCGGTCCTTCACCCTGGTGCTGCCCGTAGGCTCCGGCCAGGAGGCGCACGGCCACGGGGCCGACGGCTGCGGGTGCGACTGCGGCGGCACCTTGGACCCGGAGCATCCCGGCTTCGCCCACGCCCTGCCCCACCTGATCGGCGAACTCTCCCCGGCCGAGCAGGCGGAGCGGGTCACCGTCGACACCGGCGCGATGATCGTCGCCCGAGGTGTCGGCAACTTCCTCAAGGTCCGGCTGCCGATCCGCCTCGACGACGGCCGCACCGTGGTCCACCTGGCCTGGGTGCGCCTGGCCGCCGAAGTGATCCAGGACTACACCCGCCGGGTGCACGACGGCACCTTGGAGGGACACCGCTTCGAGGGCCTGTTTGGCAACGCCATCGAGCCGTGGGGCGAGGAGCTGCTCCAGGCACCCGTCCTCCTCGGCGGGCAGCGGGAAGAGGCGGACGGCTCGATCCGGCCCAGCGAGGTTCTCGACTCCGAGCACCCACTGCTGGCCCGGATCCTGCACGAGAGCTGGCCGGCCGCGTTCGTGCTCGGCGACCGCGACCCCCGGCGGCCGTCCCGCTCCTGA
- the tap gene encoding telomere-associated protein Tap: MPTEDELFAAVDALLTGEPEMPPPAERARLREAAGITQARLAQVLQTTTQSVKNWEAGRSEPRPPRRQAYQRLLDGWAAQQPARPSVPMPPAPSGRPAPAAPAPAPAAPAAPAPAPAAPSAASGSAAVAASVHRPAPATSRRPAMKKKAARPATTTAAADPRFPHGPLAVLDGDGSAYGLNGTVLDCPATTITELVEWTLKESGLGATRLNHNGKDSDPLIVLTAAAAVKLGLPERLEGREERRSLRLAEDHPVVQQIGKAKWQLTQRGFGPWARVYRKTEGSARQCVQLAVLSWDALDTRSWPGVAAMHPADIAGVLGVYAQRVITPRGSTAVSGLELMTALRPPTRAVQDNGTWVSGHNPGSLGSDPMDPAPPEAIAEHPVVVRSGWSGGFLNEEAYQWVRDPALLSDEECLLPYAVGLDLNTAFLAASARLTVGLSAPDHFHRPVFNKKIPGSWLADLSHIDLDPRLPSPFTPDGTRPGGPAWYQTHTLAYAQELGHDVHPVEAYLRRETGAYLDPWHDRLKTAYVDTLADLGVTADLTDAGFLAAMEDHQQTDPAMAAVLAAIKATVKGGIGKLRERPQGRTYRDGDPWPAMQRPTWRPDIRAAVISKARVNMHRKLANMVKLTGLYPLAVLSDCVVYPSPGPSPLDFLPYAASGKPLMGGFRLGPTPGLAKLEGVQEMAWAVDLMEKGLNPARHIKGGDAVLDDGE; this comes from the coding sequence ATGCCAACCGAGGATGAGCTGTTCGCGGCCGTGGACGCCCTGCTGACCGGTGAGCCCGAGATGCCGCCGCCGGCGGAGCGGGCCCGGCTGCGCGAGGCGGCGGGGATCACCCAGGCGCGCCTCGCGCAGGTCCTGCAGACCACGACCCAGTCGGTGAAGAACTGGGAAGCGGGACGCAGCGAGCCGAGGCCGCCGCGCCGTCAGGCGTACCAGCGGCTGCTGGACGGCTGGGCCGCCCAGCAGCCCGCCCGGCCGAGCGTGCCGATGCCCCCCGCACCGTCCGGCAGGCCCGCACCGGCCGCCCCCGCACCTGCTCCGGCCGCACCGGCCGCCCCCGCACCTGCCCCGGCCGCCCCGTCAGCCGCGTCCGGCAGTGCGGCCGTTGCCGCATCCGTACACCGTCCGGCCCCTGCGACGTCGCGGCGCCCCGCCATGAAGAAGAAGGCCGCCAGGCCCGCCACCACCACAGCGGCCGCCGATCCCCGGTTCCCGCACGGCCCGCTCGCCGTCCTGGACGGTGACGGCAGCGCGTACGGCCTGAACGGGACCGTGCTGGACTGCCCCGCCACCACCATCACCGAGTTGGTGGAGTGGACGCTGAAGGAGTCCGGGCTCGGCGCCACGCGCCTGAACCACAACGGCAAGGACTCCGACCCGCTGATCGTGCTCACCGCCGCGGCCGCCGTGAAGCTCGGACTCCCGGAGCGCCTCGAGGGCCGCGAGGAGCGCCGCTCGCTGCGCCTGGCGGAGGACCACCCCGTCGTGCAGCAGATCGGCAAGGCGAAGTGGCAGCTCACGCAGCGCGGTTTCGGCCCGTGGGCGCGCGTCTACCGCAAGACCGAAGGCAGCGCACGGCAGTGCGTGCAGCTCGCGGTCCTGTCCTGGGACGCCCTCGACACCCGCTCGTGGCCGGGCGTCGCCGCCATGCACCCGGCCGACATCGCCGGCGTCCTCGGCGTCTACGCCCAGCGGGTCATCACCCCGCGCGGTTCGACCGCCGTGTCCGGGCTGGAGCTGATGACCGCCCTGCGCCCGCCCACCCGGGCCGTGCAGGACAACGGGACGTGGGTGTCGGGCCACAACCCCGGCAGCCTCGGCTCGGACCCGATGGACCCGGCGCCCCCGGAGGCCATCGCCGAGCACCCCGTCGTCGTCCGGTCCGGCTGGAGCGGGGGTTTCCTGAACGAGGAGGCCTACCAGTGGGTCCGCGACCCCGCTCTCCTCTCCGACGAGGAGTGCCTGCTGCCGTACGCGGTCGGCCTGGACCTCAACACCGCCTTCCTCGCCGCGTCCGCACGCCTGACGGTGGGCCTGTCCGCCCCCGACCACTTCCACCGGCCGGTGTTCAACAAGAAGATCCCCGGCTCCTGGCTGGCCGACCTCTCCCACATCGACCTCGACCCGCGCCTGCCGTCACCGTTCACCCCGGACGGCACCCGCCCGGGCGGCCCGGCCTGGTACCAGACCCACACCCTCGCCTACGCCCAGGAACTCGGCCACGACGTCCACCCCGTCGAGGCCTACCTGCGCCGGGAGACCGGCGCCTACCTCGACCCCTGGCACGACCGCCTCAAGACCGCGTACGTGGACACCCTCGCCGACCTCGGCGTCACCGCGGATCTCACCGACGCCGGCTTCCTCGCGGCGATGGAGGACCACCAGCAGACCGACCCGGCCATGGCCGCCGTCCTCGCCGCGATCAAGGCCACGGTCAAGGGCGGCATCGGCAAGCTCCGCGAACGCCCCCAGGGCCGCACCTACCGCGACGGCGACCCCTGGCCCGCCATGCAGCGCCCGACCTGGCGCCCCGACATCCGCGCCGCCGTCATCTCCAAGGCCCGCGTCAACATGCACCGCAAGCTCGCCAACATGGTCAAGCTCACCGGCCTGTACCCCCTCGCGGTCCTCTCCGACTGCGTCGTCTACCCCAGCCCCGGTCCGTCGCCGCTGGACTTCCTGCCCTACGCCGCCTCCGGCAAGCCGCTGATGGGCGGCTTCCGCCTCGGCCCCACCCCGGGCCTGGCCAAACTGGAAGGGGTGCAGGAGATGGCATGGGCGGTGGACCTGATGGAGAAGGGCCTCAACCCCGCCCGCCACATCAAGGGCGGCGACGCCGTCCTCGACGACGGCGAATAG